The sequence TGGATTCCCAGGGACCTCATGCGAGACACCCTGAGGCCGGCTCTGGCAGGGGCAGCAATAGGGACCTGCAAACACACGGCCATTCGGGGACACATCCTGCCTGCGACGTCTATACCCTGGGATCCCGAATCCTCCCCACAAAGGCAGAGGGGCAGCGCAGCCGATCTGCTACTGATGAACCTGGGAGGCATCGGCCTCTCCCCCTCTGCATGGGCCCATGCTGCCCCCAGTGCCCACTACGTGCTAGACGGTGCAGGGCCCGGTTCGGTGGCACACAGGGGTGCAGACCCCCCAATCCCATGCTGCCGCTGCACGGCATGCCCCGCACAGAGGGCAAAGCGAGCAGGATCAGCCCCCCAACCCCGTGCTCAGCAGTCTGCTCGGAAGCCTAGTTACCTGCACTTGCTTCCTGAAGTGGTTGTGCTCTCCTGCGGGGCGGCGAGGGCTGGTGtgcagggcggggccgggggggggacgACCTGGGGCCCATCAGTTCTCTCCTCCCCGCTGTGGGCGACGCACGGCTGTGGGGCGGGTCCTGGAGGCTCAGCTAATGCGGCAAGAGGGATAAAGCGAGGTGAAGCGGTGATCAGACACCTGCCTCTCCCTAGCGACCGGAACCCCAAAGCACACTGCAGTCTTCAAACTGACATAGCAATAACCTGGGGGGTCAGGCAGTCACCTCTGGGGGGCGGGACAAGgctccacagcagcagcagaggattgggtgggtgggggtggtggggggagagatacTGTCTCCAGCTGTAGCTCTGTGGGAGTTCAGGAGGCAGAACATGCTGGAGGTCACACTCCTGTTGCCAGGGCATCTTTAAGACCCACAAGTGGCCAGGGCCTTGGTTTTAGATTCCATCTGAACGACTGCCCCGGGTAGCAGCACAGGGCCCTCCTTAGAGCCGCACTGGGGCATAGGAGACAGCAACCCCCACtgggcccccacccctccctgcagcccctcggTACTCCTGAGAGGTCCCCCACCCCTGTGCTGACCTGGCCCAGCTCCACTCAACTTGGGAATCCCGACAGCCCAGCAGCGATGTGAGCTCAGGGACTGGGCACCCTTAAGTTACACGAGAGAGCCCACACCCGATGCCCCACACGGGTTCCTACACGTTAGCACCTGCTGCCTGCACACCCGCAGGCTCGGTTCATTCAAAAACAGTTCCCCCAGAGGCACTGCCACAagcccagctcctgctctggcTGCCACATGGGATGCCCCAGTTCAGCTCACTGCCCTGGTTTttcagccccagggccagcaggaggcatccCAACCTCCTGAGGACACCAAGAGGTGAATGTTTCATGCCAAGGGACTGGCTCCACTTTACAGGAGGGAAAACTGATAAATACTTTGCTCTTGGACAGCACTTTGCATGGCGGGAAAGTCATGGCTTGCTATGGACAAACAGGAGGCCTCCGTCAGGGAAGGGCTGGGTCAAAGCCAGTTGTTTAGGCAGAATTTAAAGTTTTCGCTTGTTGAACTAGAGTTCCTTGATTGTATGCTTGGGAGGCCAAACCTCCCTCACTTGACCTGGGTGCAGCgctgcctgcctgagtctgcagacagactgggccggtgctgctggtgctgctcaaAGCTCTTCGCAGGTGCCTGCAGTTTGAAAGTAGACACCTGTGGTCAGTTTCATGGCTGCTACTGGGAACTGTGGGCAGTAGAGAAATTTACAAGCATTGGGTCCTGGCATGAGCGTTGTGCAGCGCCAGGAAGGCACCGGGACTCAGACACGGAGCAGCAGATCAGGAGGTTCGCGGTGGATGGGAGAGAACGCTCCTTCACCCTTCTggcaggaaggggggggaggggggttgagtTCCAGACTAACCCCTCACCTGCCAGAGctggccatgaaggacagagccccgcgcaggcccccagcacctccccctctcAGCAGCCCATCTACCTTCTTGCTGCTCTGAGGTCTCTTTGTGGGCGACAGAGCAGGGCCCTTGCTGGGGGTGGATTTCTTACGGAGCCGTTCGCTGCCAGCGGAGCAGCTGCCCAGTTTGTGTCGGAGGCGGGGGGGAGTCAGCGCTGCTCTAGCACATGGCGAGGGGCTTTTCCCCATGGGGAGGGGCGTTCCTGGCTCCACGGTGGGCAGCAGCGCCCTGACAGGGCTGTTCTTCACCACGAAGGTCTCgcgccgggggctccgggggcttgCCCGCTCCTTGTGCGGGAGCCGCGCAGGCATAAGGGGCTCTCCGGCTGGACCCAGCGCCCCGGAGCTGGCGTTCTCCTTCTCCTGCAGGCTGCATCTCTCCAGCTGCACGGCCAGCCGGTTGGCCTCTTTCACGATCTCCTCCAGCTTCTCGGGACTCAGCGGGCTCCATCGGGCCAGGCACTCTCTGGCGCCCTCCCTCTGCTGCACGTTCAGGTCGAGCCTTTGTGCCACACCCCTGTCAACGTGCCGGAGCTCCTCCTCCTCGACACgctcctcctcctggctgtgGGGGCAAAGCCACGGTTACCAGAGCCCGGATGGAGCAGAGACTACCCAGCTCCGCATGGCTCAGGCTACAGCCAGAGGCAGGGAAGTATTTCCTCTTTCCAGCTGCACCTTGGTTACTAACTGGAACCAGTCAGAACCTGGCTGACCCGCCTGGGTGGGACTTGCCCTGCCCTTCATATGTGTCTGACCTGGCAGCTTTACGGCTTTGCAGCGGCTGATCAGATTTATCACTCGAGGGCCTGACCCTGCGCGTGCATCAGTAACTGTCCGCCCACGACTGGTCCCAGCAAAGGCAGGAGGTCTGCTTCCATGTTGGCAGGGTCAGACCCCAGGAGAGCAGCTGGCCCAGAGGGATGCTTGTGGCTGAATCCCACCATGTTTGTCAAGGATATGAGGGGCCAGGCATAGCTTTTTTGTCAAGTTAAGGCCGAAGCACCGCAAGCCCAGTTTTCTCACTCCTCCTGTGGCAGGTTCCCAGAGCCACAAGGCCCGACAACCTGCCAGCGTGGAGTGAGGCGGGAGGGACATGGACAGAGCTCTGCCCTCCTAGCAGGCTTTCTACTCAGCGCCATCGGCGTGATCAGAAACCTGGGAGGGCCCTTCAGTGCACAGAGACAGAAAATGTTAAGGGGAATGGATAGTAGTAATTACTGGTGTAATTCAGCTGTTGGCTTCACTGACAGATTGACTGACACCAGCCGAGGTTCTGGCCCTTCAATCTTACCTGTCTGAAGGAGAAGACAGACCAAAGTCAAACTTCTCATCGGTGATAAATTTTATATCTGGAGAGAAATATTGATCCATTGttaattggttgaaactacagcaAAGAGctgaattatcagacacagagatgaacacaatatgttggggggtggaggggggaaagagtcaacgtggcttttgtaaagggaaatcatgcctcaccaatgtactaaattctttgagagggtcaaacaaacatgtggacaagggggatccagtggatatagggtacttggattttcagaaa is a genomic window of Malaclemys terrapin pileata isolate rMalTer1 chromosome 4, rMalTer1.hap1, whole genome shotgun sequence containing:
- the PSRC1 gene encoding proline/serine-rich coiled-coil protein 1, which codes for MPRLCAKRRRDTPGPDGVDSPWTTLMLPGKMEMAEEDIKFITDEKFDFGLSSPSDSQEEERVEEEELRHVDRGVAQRLDLNVQQREGARECLARWSPLSPEKLEEIVKEANRLAVQLERCSLQEKENASSGALGPAGEPLMPARLPHKERASPRSPRRETFVVKNSPVRALLPTVEPGTPLPMGKSPSPCARAALTPPRLRHKLGSCSAGSERLRKKSTPSKGPALSPTKRPQSSKKLSLQDPPHSRASPTAGRRELMGPRSSPPRPRPAHQPSPPRRRAQPLQEASAGRAKASRDNAPQLPASAGPTDSAHAHQTQATSTAAPVPTSRRLMPSGIPKPASRSVVLSRAAVSGRPSQPQPMGHGSAGRRVLPSAAGQRGPGPQRAAPPGSRLQPPRKVTLPSSLR